From the genome of Saccopteryx bilineata isolate mSacBil1 chromosome 6, mSacBil1_pri_phased_curated, whole genome shotgun sequence, one region includes:
- the SMARCD3 gene encoding SWI/SNF-related matrix-associated actin-dependent regulator of chromatin subfamily D member 3 isoform X3 has protein sequence MPSGARMPHQGAPMGPPGSPYMGSPAVRPGLAPAGMEPARKRAAPPPGQSQAQSQGQPVPTAPARSRSAKRRKMADKILPQRIRELVPESQAYMDLLAFERKLDQTIMRKRVDIQEALKRPMKQKRKLRLYISNTFNPAKPDAEDSDGSIASWELRVEGKLLDDPSKQKRKFSSFFKSLVIELDKDLYGPDNHLVEWHRTPTTQETDGFQVKRPGDLSVRCTLLLMLDYQPPQFKLDPRLARLLGLHTQSRSAIVQALWQYVKTNRLQDSHDKEYINGDKYFQQIFDCPRLKFSEIPQRLTALLLPPDPIVINHVISVDPSDQKKTACYDIDVEVEEPLKGQMSSFLLSTANQQEISALDSKIHETIESINQLKIQRDFMLSFSRDPKGYIQDLLCSQSRDLKVMTDVAGNPEEERRAEFYHQPWSQEAVSRYFYCKIQQRRQELEQSLVVRNT, from the exons ATGCCGTCTGGAGCCCGGatgccccaccagggggcgcccaTGGGCCCCCCGGGCTCCCCGTACATGGGCAGCCCCGCCGTGCGACCCGGCCTGGCCCCCGCGGGCATGGAGCCCGCCCGCAAGCGAGCAGCGCCCCCGCCCGGCCAGAGCCAGGCCCAGAGCCAGGGACAGCCTGTGCCCACTGCCCCCGCGCGGAGCCGCAG tGCCAAGAGGAGGAAGATGGCTGACAAAATCCTCCCTCAAAGG ATCCGGGAGCTGGTCCCCGAGTCCCAGGCTTACATGGACCTCCTGGCATTTGAGAGGAAACTGGATCAGACCATCATGCGGAAGCGGGTGGACATTCAGGAGGCTCTGAAGAGACCTATGAAG CAAAAGCGGAAGCTGCGACTTTATATCTCCAATACTTTTAACCCTGCGAAGCCTGATGCTGAGGACTCCGATGGCAGCATCGCCTCCTGGGAGCTGCGGGTGGAAGGGAAGCTCTTGGATGAC cCCAGCAAGCAGAAGCGCAAGTTCTCCTCCTTCTTCAAGAGTTTGGTCATTGAGCTGGACAAAGACCTTTATGGCCCCGACAACCACCTCGTTGAG TGGCACCGGACGCCCACCACTCAGGAGACAGACGGGTTCCAGGTGAAGAGGCCGGGGGACCTGAGTGTGCGCTGTACGCTCCTCCTCATGCTGGACTACCAG CCCCCCCAGTTCAAGCTGGATCCCCGCCTGGCCCGGTTGCTGGGCTTGCACACACAGAGCCGCTCAGCCATCGTCCAGGCCCTGTGGCAGTACGTGAAGACCAACCGGCTGCAGGACTCACACGACAAGGAGTACATCAATGGGGACAAATATTTCCAGCAG ATTTTCGATTGTCCCCGGCTGAAGTTTTCTGAGATCCCCCAGCGCCTAACAGCTCTGCTACTGCCCCCTGACCCCATTGTCATCAACCACGTCATCAG TGTGGACCCCTCGGATCAGAAGAAGACAGCGTGCTACGACATTGATGTGGAGGTGGAGGAGCCACTAAAGGGCCAGATGAGCAGCTTTCTGCTGTCCACCGCCAACCAGCAGGAGATCAGCGCTCTGGACAGTAAG ATCCATGAGACGATTGAGTCCATAAACCAGCTCAAGATCCAGAGGGACTTCATGCTAAGCTTTTCCAGAGACCCCAAAGGCTACATTCAAGACCTGCTCTGCTCCCAGAGCCGGGACCTCAAG gtgatGACTGATGTGGCAGGCAACCCCGAGGAGGAGCGCCGGGCCGAGTTCTACCACCAGCCCTGGTCCCAGGAAGCCGTCAGCCGCTACTTCTACTGCAAG ATCCAGCAGCGCAGGCAGGAGCTGGAGCAGTCGCTGGTGGTGCGCAACACCTag
- the SMARCD3 gene encoding SWI/SNF-related matrix-associated actin-dependent regulator of chromatin subfamily D member 3 isoform X2, with translation MTPGLQHPPAVVQRPGMPSGARMPHQGAPMGPPGSPYMGSPAVRPGLAPAGMEPARKRAAPPPGQSQAQSQGQPVPTAPARSRSAKRRKMADKILPQRIRELVPESQAYMDLLAFERKLDQTIMRKRVDIQEALKRPMKQKRKLRLYISNTFNPAKPDAEDSDGSIASWELRVEGKLLDDPSKQKRKFSSFFKSLVIELDKDLYGPDNHLVEWHRTPTTQETDGFQVKRPGDLSVRCTLLLMLDYQPPQFKLDPRLARLLGLHTQSRSAIVQALWQYVKTNRLQDSHDKEYINGDKYFQQIFDCPRLKFSEIPQRLTALLLPPDPIVINHVISVDPSDQKKTACYDIDVEVEEPLKGQMSSFLLSTANQQEISALDSKIHETIESINQLKIQRDFMLSFSRDPKGYIQDLLCSQSRDLKVMTDVAGNPEEERRAEFYHQPWSQEAVSRYFYCKIQQRRQELEQSLVVRNT, from the exons cgaCCCGGGATGCCGTCTGGAGCCCGGatgccccaccagggggcgcccaTGGGCCCCCCGGGCTCCCCGTACATGGGCAGCCCCGCCGTGCGACCCGGCCTGGCCCCCGCGGGCATGGAGCCCGCCCGCAAGCGAGCAGCGCCCCCGCCCGGCCAGAGCCAGGCCCAGAGCCAGGGACAGCCTGTGCCCACTGCCCCCGCGCGGAGCCGCAG tGCCAAGAGGAGGAAGATGGCTGACAAAATCCTCCCTCAAAGG ATCCGGGAGCTGGTCCCCGAGTCCCAGGCTTACATGGACCTCCTGGCATTTGAGAGGAAACTGGATCAGACCATCATGCGGAAGCGGGTGGACATTCAGGAGGCTCTGAAGAGACCTATGAAG CAAAAGCGGAAGCTGCGACTTTATATCTCCAATACTTTTAACCCTGCGAAGCCTGATGCTGAGGACTCCGATGGCAGCATCGCCTCCTGGGAGCTGCGGGTGGAAGGGAAGCTCTTGGATGAC cCCAGCAAGCAGAAGCGCAAGTTCTCCTCCTTCTTCAAGAGTTTGGTCATTGAGCTGGACAAAGACCTTTATGGCCCCGACAACCACCTCGTTGAG TGGCACCGGACGCCCACCACTCAGGAGACAGACGGGTTCCAGGTGAAGAGGCCGGGGGACCTGAGTGTGCGCTGTACGCTCCTCCTCATGCTGGACTACCAG CCCCCCCAGTTCAAGCTGGATCCCCGCCTGGCCCGGTTGCTGGGCTTGCACACACAGAGCCGCTCAGCCATCGTCCAGGCCCTGTGGCAGTACGTGAAGACCAACCGGCTGCAGGACTCACACGACAAGGAGTACATCAATGGGGACAAATATTTCCAGCAG ATTTTCGATTGTCCCCGGCTGAAGTTTTCTGAGATCCCCCAGCGCCTAACAGCTCTGCTACTGCCCCCTGACCCCATTGTCATCAACCACGTCATCAG TGTGGACCCCTCGGATCAGAAGAAGACAGCGTGCTACGACATTGATGTGGAGGTGGAGGAGCCACTAAAGGGCCAGATGAGCAGCTTTCTGCTGTCCACCGCCAACCAGCAGGAGATCAGCGCTCTGGACAGTAAG ATCCATGAGACGATTGAGTCCATAAACCAGCTCAAGATCCAGAGGGACTTCATGCTAAGCTTTTCCAGAGACCCCAAAGGCTACATTCAAGACCTGCTCTGCTCCCAGAGCCGGGACCTCAAG gtgatGACTGATGTGGCAGGCAACCCCGAGGAGGAGCGCCGGGCCGAGTTCTACCACCAGCCCTGGTCCCAGGAAGCCGTCAGCCGCTACTTCTACTGCAAG ATCCAGCAGCGCAGGCAGGAGCTGGAGCAGTCGCTGGTGGTGCGCAACACCTag
- the SMARCD3 gene encoding SWI/SNF-related matrix-associated actin-dependent regulator of chromatin subfamily D member 3 isoform X1, with translation MAADEVAGGARKATKSKLFEFLVHGVRPGMPSGARMPHQGAPMGPPGSPYMGSPAVRPGLAPAGMEPARKRAAPPPGQSQAQSQGQPVPTAPARSRSAKRRKMADKILPQRIRELVPESQAYMDLLAFERKLDQTIMRKRVDIQEALKRPMKQKRKLRLYISNTFNPAKPDAEDSDGSIASWELRVEGKLLDDPSKQKRKFSSFFKSLVIELDKDLYGPDNHLVEWHRTPTTQETDGFQVKRPGDLSVRCTLLLMLDYQPPQFKLDPRLARLLGLHTQSRSAIVQALWQYVKTNRLQDSHDKEYINGDKYFQQIFDCPRLKFSEIPQRLTALLLPPDPIVINHVISVDPSDQKKTACYDIDVEVEEPLKGQMSSFLLSTANQQEISALDSKIHETIESINQLKIQRDFMLSFSRDPKGYIQDLLCSQSRDLKVMTDVAGNPEEERRAEFYHQPWSQEAVSRYFYCKIQQRRQELEQSLVVRNT, from the exons ATGGCCGCGGACGAAGTTGCCGGAGGGGCGCGCAAAGCCACGAAAAGCAAACTTTTTGAGTTTCTGGTCCATGGGGTG cgaCCCGGGATGCCGTCTGGAGCCCGGatgccccaccagggggcgcccaTGGGCCCCCCGGGCTCCCCGTACATGGGCAGCCCCGCCGTGCGACCCGGCCTGGCCCCCGCGGGCATGGAGCCCGCCCGCAAGCGAGCAGCGCCCCCGCCCGGCCAGAGCCAGGCCCAGAGCCAGGGACAGCCTGTGCCCACTGCCCCCGCGCGGAGCCGCAG tGCCAAGAGGAGGAAGATGGCTGACAAAATCCTCCCTCAAAGG ATCCGGGAGCTGGTCCCCGAGTCCCAGGCTTACATGGACCTCCTGGCATTTGAGAGGAAACTGGATCAGACCATCATGCGGAAGCGGGTGGACATTCAGGAGGCTCTGAAGAGACCTATGAAG CAAAAGCGGAAGCTGCGACTTTATATCTCCAATACTTTTAACCCTGCGAAGCCTGATGCTGAGGACTCCGATGGCAGCATCGCCTCCTGGGAGCTGCGGGTGGAAGGGAAGCTCTTGGATGAC cCCAGCAAGCAGAAGCGCAAGTTCTCCTCCTTCTTCAAGAGTTTGGTCATTGAGCTGGACAAAGACCTTTATGGCCCCGACAACCACCTCGTTGAG TGGCACCGGACGCCCACCACTCAGGAGACAGACGGGTTCCAGGTGAAGAGGCCGGGGGACCTGAGTGTGCGCTGTACGCTCCTCCTCATGCTGGACTACCAG CCCCCCCAGTTCAAGCTGGATCCCCGCCTGGCCCGGTTGCTGGGCTTGCACACACAGAGCCGCTCAGCCATCGTCCAGGCCCTGTGGCAGTACGTGAAGACCAACCGGCTGCAGGACTCACACGACAAGGAGTACATCAATGGGGACAAATATTTCCAGCAG ATTTTCGATTGTCCCCGGCTGAAGTTTTCTGAGATCCCCCAGCGCCTAACAGCTCTGCTACTGCCCCCTGACCCCATTGTCATCAACCACGTCATCAG TGTGGACCCCTCGGATCAGAAGAAGACAGCGTGCTACGACATTGATGTGGAGGTGGAGGAGCCACTAAAGGGCCAGATGAGCAGCTTTCTGCTGTCCACCGCCAACCAGCAGGAGATCAGCGCTCTGGACAGTAAG ATCCATGAGACGATTGAGTCCATAAACCAGCTCAAGATCCAGAGGGACTTCATGCTAAGCTTTTCCAGAGACCCCAAAGGCTACATTCAAGACCTGCTCTGCTCCCAGAGCCGGGACCTCAAG gtgatGACTGATGTGGCAGGCAACCCCGAGGAGGAGCGCCGGGCCGAGTTCTACCACCAGCCCTGGTCCCAGGAAGCCGTCAGCCGCTACTTCTACTGCAAG ATCCAGCAGCGCAGGCAGGAGCTGGAGCAGTCGCTGGTGGTGCGCAACACCTag